ATTGGTGAGAGCAGGGTGGACTGAAGACCTCAAAAAAGACTTCAAGACTACATTTAACACAAGGGAGATAACTCTTATTATGCATAACTCAAGTGCAATAGTATTCTTGAAATCCTGTGTTAAATGTAGGGAAAGGAATTAGTACAGATTTTTTTATCTAGCATCAACTAGGAACTATAAAAGGCAGCATATCAGAGCAAAAGCTTGGCTACACACACGGCTAGAATGCATGAGCAATGCATCGTTTCAAAACGAATATTTGGTAATTATGGTCTTATTCAATTTTACCCATTTCCGACACAAGCTAGTATCCAGGATTGGCTGGAACAATGATGATATCATGGCTTTCAACAAATGACTATTTGTATCTAGACAAAGATATCCTTGATGTAATCGTTTATATTAAAGCTACTACAAATTAGGAACTATTACGAAACactatataaattttttgataatTAACTGCTTGAAAAtcattttttctatattttaactCATATTACAAACTTCAACTATTTTTATACTTGGTTATTTTAATCGTTAACATGAATAATTGTTATTTCTTTCAGAACCTTTAGAATTGCAGAGCTGCACACACGCTAGTGCTATCACATATCATTGATTATAATTGTTAGAATATAAATATCCTAAATACCATGCCGATACTTCAGTAACGTCTTGGAAAGTCCAGTAAGGACATTATGGTTTCAATTGTTGAAACCAGTGTAACTAAATTAATCAAGTAACAATTGAAATCTGTGATAGCACATTGAAACAATGTGCTATCGcatatcatctacatgtatatatatttctccaagTATGTTTTTTGTCGTATGTCTGcctgcattccagctatagctattcaaATCTTGATATTGCGATTCCGCATTCTCATGGACTTGAGCTCACGACGATGGATCGACAAGTTTCTTATCCGGAAGTTCTACCACTGTGCTAGAACAGCATAGTGATTGGATAAGTTCTCATTTACCGCATACACAATGCCCGTGCTAATTATTCTAGCCTTGCATCCATGAGTCCGCTTCTGGTCACACATATTGTGGGACCTAActatatgcaacgcgatgcttattcatcttttttgttagggctaatttattcagGTCCACGATAATGCCAACAATTtatctcaaacataaaatttggcgatttgtgtactgattatatacagtagaacctcggCTCTTGGACGCTGCGGTTCTTGACCTACTCGGTTTtcaaccaaagattttgagatttgttcatcACAGATCTTGAACATAAATTTGACagcatgcgcattggaattgGAACAGTTCTGTAAGCAGCATGAAAACATTCGTTAAAAAcggagaagcaatttacgcttcataaattttttacaaaaaaggagATATCATCTGGAATGAAAAGATTTgccgaagagatttgctagagatataacccctccagtcgagttaccctaaaatgttttggaggaggattctccttcaaagatgagaagtaaacgtgccattgctgccTATATTTTCCTTTCcttacgatttttgatgtaactgatctgttgcatttttttgctgtttcattatcatattttgcaatttttatcattgtatcttaacctttaatgtttttgatgttttaaaagcaaaacatacggaatgtttacttttgttgtctttttccatcatcgtaaatagaaaaccttttattaaaattaaacacgatttatatctacccgtttttatttatagtatgcagtacaATTCAAGGTGTAAAATACTTCACCGAAGTTGTCTTCTcgccttggaatggattaaaatttacttacattCATTATGTTATTGAAAGAAACATGTCGCTGAAAGTGATGAAATTTCAAATtcacagtggtttgaaaacctttacagttgttttaattttatcttttaattcatttcaactacacaaacacttctctcatgatatgtagtttaaaagttagaatggcaaatgttgttatgttaaatacaaatgaattttctatccaaagaattttttattacccgagcaatgaTGAGTAGCACAGTTAGTTAATTATAATTGTCAGAATATAAATATCCTAAATATCCTGCCGATAATTTGGTAACATACTGGGAAGTCCAGTAAGGACGTTATGGTATCGATTGTTGAGACTACCGTATGCTGGAACAAATAGACTACTGACAATACCCTAGAATTCTTTTAAATCATCACATCTCACAACAGCTTTTTAATGAATGCTGCAGGAAAATTCATACAGCTTTATAATGAATGCGATATCTAAAACTTATTATGTAACTAACTAAATTAGTCAAGTAACAATTGAAATAAATAGATCATTGTTACGTCCGACACTTTAGGGACACACGTAGACAGAAGAAACAAAGACAGAACTGATAATAGAGAGATGGGATGCAACATTCTAACTTGGGCTAGGTGAAAACTGAATGAATTATACTAACAAGACATATATGATTGTACATGTAACTTAGAAGATTCATACCATAAACATGGCGTTGCTCCTTCACCAAATCACGTATGATATTCTCTATAAGAGCATCTTTCATGGACAATCTATGTTTCCTAGCAACACAATACGCTTCCTTACACCACGGCCTCTACAAATTCATACATGGAAATTGTAATCAAACATTAACTTGGAAGTAAATAGAAAAACACATTGTCATTAACTTTAACTTCAATTTGGTGTTAAAATTGTTCAACATTTTTTCATATTAGCATCAGTACAGGTCAATAACAAATGCAAACTGTTGTCGTTATTACTTGGTGAAGAACTAATTATCATGGTATACAATTCTAAATATGTAAGTGGCTTCAGTAGAATCTCGGTTATAAAAACCTGACAATAACAAAAACCCCATAACTAATATAATTgtgattgttttattattgagcTTAGTTTCCTAAAATAATTGAGACTATCACTTTACACTAATTGAGACTGTAAAGTTCTCTTGTTTCAATATTGTGTAAAAGCAAGCCAATGATTAATATTGATACGTTTAGTCACTTCGCTGCGTGAAATATAGATTTTAAGATTGCCAAGCGAAACTAATGGTTTCCTGAAAATTAAATGGCTTTAGGACTGATCTATGGGCATTGCTTTTCCATTGCGATTTTGTGATTAAACTAAAATGTGATCTTCCAGACGATCAATTGGTCCTTCCATATAAAACGCTGTTCAAAAACATTCATAATGTAAAAATGCAATggcaatgttttttttttaaaacatcactTTTTAGTGTTATTGCAAAACAGAATGGTTCAAAGATTGGcgtattaaaaataattttactaacTACATACAAATCCAAAATTGAAAGGTACAACAATAACCATTGCATGATTGGGTACCCTCATTTATGACACCATCTGTTTGCAGAATAGTACAAAGCATATGCAGATGAGATATGATATGTGTCTATCTACCTGTGGAGAGAAGAAAGAAGCGATTCCTTCCCACAGCTCAGGCTTATCAGCTGGAAGTTGAAGACTGAACATGAGACCAGTGAAAGGATCAACAAATCCATTACCGTTCATACGTTTAGACAGACACATGTAATGCTCACGAGGGCAGTCTCTGGAGACGTAAACAAGAAGTATATCGTTAACTACTTCTGACCAGACAAGAGCTCCAGCTTCTACAATGGTAATATTACCACATGAACTATCCGATTAGCAACTGACCGATATTATGTAACAGAAAAAAAGCTGAATATCTGATAACTTTAATTTAACAAAATTCCTATGAATCTATGGCAGAAAGTTAACGTAATGAGAATCCTGCAGACTGACTTATAGCAAAgagaaaattatatatatatatgtcatttGAATGAATTCTGTTGCATTTTCAATAAAGGTTCCATGCATGCCTAAGTTTTTgtagtataataaaaaatttacagcATAGACCTTGACCAAACACGAACGATCACTTTTGTAGATGACCAAATGACTCAAATCTTTTTAGCAGCTAAAAGATTTGTATGaggttatcccacgaccaaactcgagcgaagcgattgtttgggagctttatgataaatgcgtatgtgcacacaactcacgaaaattattcatcaacaccgtcgcaaacccttaaACCTAAATctcattaacaaatttaaccatcttTTAATGGAGTCgcttaagtataataacgatacaaaacacatgtaaacctatttaaatatgttaccaagtctttgaaatttgtagacaatatcctaaaactaacccatctgattgggttatacataaatagacagattaatttggcctaaaattgccattaaaacttggacaagccttttttaatcaaaattaagaccggctaacgaaacgccaataaggccgtgcgacatagagtagaaccattaagtcatgcgcatttcaacgagaaaaatgtgcacgtttcaccagtctatggcattgtccaattgccgaaggtttctgtaattaacgtagaaatACTGTAAagtaatcatttttttgctgatttcaaagtaactgacattttggacccattataatgagtactttggtattccaactgatgtccaaagcagtgaaagtaaaggaaatgatgatgacatttttctaacgattcttataagatgattacaatatttaattataagaataattattcgattttataagattattataagatataataattataagaataatcattcgaatttacaagatcgaagtacatagtgaccgatgttgggcaatatgttactgttattatttttctaaagattttgttggggatactgcggctgtgcccaatattgcggtactgccaagccgtttttaatatctgcaaaattaagttataggcctacactttcttatagatatacagctatttctatgacaaccaactaaaatctgtttagattgtTAAATTTAGCATAATGTTTGcatgtaaatacaaaaatctagataaatatcacaacttcttgatattggttgctaagacattttgaaatgtaaacaaaattgtgcattggttttcgtttctcaaaacaccagttttctcagaactatgttttcgcactaatggtaaacatgcattcagtttattgaccctaaaatctgctgtaattgaGCTGGAATCAAACtttcttttgcaaaataactgagaattttttccttctgctagtgtagataactctaaatctcacacacccgacttaaccatggtttctgtgatcatgacccatttcttcactttggttacaggtcgctgtcaaaaccattcttcattcaacacaaccaactttcaaactgcgtatattacacagcagcttgctattttacttctaatattgcatctctcctattgcaggaaagaaatataaacatataatcttttcctttcattattgctgtttgttatacataataacacccactacattacagctactattgcagttatcctattgcactgcagtgccatttgactgctaatattgcatttcttaaccagcagtacccttttgtttttccaatatcactttagtCGTAGGCTGTACGACAGGGGAATTTAtagttaattttattatcaaacaAATTATTCCCTGGTCATCATATAGACTTCATTTCTACAAGTCTGACATGAATATAAATCTCTGTGCTTAAAATTGAGTGCTACACTTTGGGAAGGAGCTAACAACTACCTGGTGGTGATGGTCTCTTGATAATTGTAGCTGACTGTTTCTCTGCCAGAATCTGCCTATTAAAAACCTTGACATCTGTCTCAACTGCTGAGGAGTACAGGTACCTGTTCAACTCACTGGATGACTCAACCTCTACTGCAAAATAGAAACCGATCATCTACCGGTAGCCGGATATCAAGAAAAAAGAAATATGGAATGCTAATGCATGTTAAGATATTTTACAGCACAAAAGTGAAGGGCAGAGAAAGATTCTTgctattcaaatcgaatttgagaacttgcgttatacagtgcaccctcaggatacgaaaAATGTGATACGAAAGATGTGAAAAATGTCCGAAGAAACAAAATTTCAGAAAATTGATTACGTCGCAGCTAAAAAAATACTTAAGAAAAGAGTTGAGGCTGCATGACTGACTCAAATttatactaataaaataattcttgAGCAATTCCTATTCACACTAAACCATAGAACCACCATAGATGAAACATCCTATGCAAACCATTGGTTAatgttatttttctgtttgttactaaaaaataatgcaatatatAAAGAAGAGTCACAAGAAGTGACCAAAGTTCATAGGAGTTTCTTGGATTAACATACGTGATACAACTGAGGATTTGGCTCGCTTGCTCTCTCCATCAGGTTTGTCCATGGACAGCTttctttttttgctgtttcctgCTACTTGCTCAATAGATGAAGCTTTCGCAATTGGCTCTTGTTGGTAGGAGGAAATACAGGACTCATTAGGCCGTTCAATGGAGCCACAGCTATCACTCTTTGCTGTACCCCAGAAACTTGCTAGATTTCCCGATCTAGCCACACTGCTGCTTGTTTTCTTCCGCGTATCACACAAAGCATGATCTCCCTGCAATATAACAGTGCCATTCACAGCTTGTTCAATATGTTATGTTGATGCCGCCGCGGATAAATGGGAAATGTTTGAACAATTTCGTTAAGGAGAAAGCATCAACATGATGTGAAACATATGTTGATAAGAATGATTAATAAGAATGCACAATAAACAACAGTGTAGTGAATTTTAAcggttttaaaattgaattctACAAGCTGGCGATTTTCAAGCTTTTCAATTTAACACagatttttaacaataaaaaattagttcaaaaattttaattaaactaCATAACACCTACCAGAGCCCGGTGCATC
The genomic region above belongs to Watersipora subatra chromosome 1, tzWatSuba1.1, whole genome shotgun sequence and contains:
- the LOC137410571 gene encoding uncharacterized protein isoform X2 gives rise to the protein MEFLLLAQMHRALGDHALCDTRKKTSSSVARSGNLASFWGTAKSDSCGSIERPNESCISSYQQEPIAKASSIEQVAGNSKKRKLSMDKPDGESKRAKSSVVSLEVESSSELNRYLYSSAVETDVKVFNRQILAEKQSATIIKRPSPPEAGALVWSEVVNDILLVHVSRDCPREHYRCLSKRMNGNGFVDPFTGLMFSLQLPADKPELWEGIASFFSPQRPWCKEAYCVARKHRLSMKDALIENIIRDLVKEQRHVYEDNSSDWSIESDLERRF